A genomic stretch from Desulfotignum balticum DSM 7044 includes:
- a CDS encoding J domain-containing protein codes for MPQDHYFVLGITADASQADIKEAYRRLAKEFHPDHYKGNDQPFQAIQEAYAVLSDPDLRRRHDLRIQNRKPGPRKPVFSENLEPLVSDQFCETFSRHEPTRGFQSFQPFLGQRIIIRFKMDS; via the coding sequence ATGCCGCAGGATCATTACTTTGTTTTAGGCATTACGGCGGATGCCAGCCAGGCAGATATCAAGGAGGCGTATCGCCGGCTTGCAAAGGAGTTCCATCCGGATCATTATAAAGGAAATGATCAGCCGTTTCAGGCGATTCAGGAAGCCTACGCCGTTCTGTCGGACCCGGACCTTCGCAGACGTCATGACTTGCGAATCCAAAACAGAAAACCCGGCCCTCGGAAACCCGTTTTCTCAGAAAATCTGGAACCCCTGGTATCGGATCAATTCTGTGAAACATTTTCCCGGCATGAGCCAACCAGAGGGTTTCAGTCATTTCAGCCCTTTTTAGGGCAGCGGATCATCATCCGGTTCAAAATGGATTCATAA
- a CDS encoding 4'-phosphopantetheinyl transferase family protein has translation MNNRPDMADRQIIDLPGHQKQPIIVQILTLSDIQNRVFSPGMPPGGPSMKHREFDHSLFRTAFLSSDELMRVNRFKALKKQMEWICGRFAMKILARDILDPDMPLDEIRIDYREKGAPYLAQFPKIPISLSHSGNYTAAAITSDTGMALGVDIEKIGNMPDDGFMRTAFTTDEIAHMAPDAPTVFTHWTLKEAFLKFLGLGFNESLHHVAVIHNQIYHCGQKQAIHSWSCFPDDQYVLSLVYGKKK, from the coding sequence ATGAACAACCGCCCAGACATGGCTGATCGCCAAATCATCGACCTTCCGGGTCATCAAAAACAGCCGATCATTGTACAGATCCTGACACTGTCAGATATTCAAAACCGGGTATTTTCTCCGGGAATGCCGCCGGGTGGACCATCCATGAAGCACCGGGAATTTGACCACTCACTGTTCAGGACAGCGTTTCTGTCAAGCGATGAACTGATGCGTGTCAACCGGTTCAAGGCGTTGAAAAAACAGATGGAGTGGATCTGTGGGCGGTTTGCCATGAAAATCCTTGCCAGAGACATCCTGGATCCGGATATGCCTCTGGATGAAATCCGGATTGACTACCGGGAAAAAGGGGCCCCCTATCTGGCGCAATTTCCAAAAATCCCTATTTCTTTGTCCCACAGCGGAAATTACACGGCCGCCGCCATCACGTCAGACACAGGCATGGCCCTGGGGGTTGATATTGAAAAAATCGGGAATATGCCGGATGACGGATTCATGAGAACTGCATTCACAACCGATGAGATAGCGCACATGGCACCGGATGCGCCCACCGTTTTTACCCACTGGACCCTGAAGGAAGCATTTTTGAAATTTCTGGGGCTCGGATTCAATGAAAGCCTGCATCACGTGGCAGTCATCCACAATCAGATCTATCATTGCGGACAAAAACAGGCCATTCATTCCTGGTCATGCTTTCCGGATGATCAGTATGTGCTGAGCCTGGTTTATGGAAAGAAAAAATAA
- a CDS encoding Hsp20/alpha crystallin family protein, with the protein MFTRFSDIDRLFGTMDLLRQRLDNLYTDYGRPYGTRWLMDEGFLRANLYQTGDGFEMRLEVPGMEKESLDIKIQGNYLEISGSRDQKLPEGYKVHKTERGNGTFSRSFTLPDDVDGNRVEATLKNGVLYLTLPKSEAAKPRQITIN; encoded by the coding sequence ATGTTTACAAGATTCAGCGATATCGACAGATTGTTCGGAACCATGGATCTGCTCCGGCAGCGGCTGGACAATTTATACACCGACTATGGCCGTCCCTATGGGACCCGATGGCTGATGGATGAAGGGTTTCTCCGGGCCAATCTGTACCAGACCGGCGATGGCTTTGAAATGCGCCTGGAAGTTCCCGGCATGGAAAAAGAATCTCTGGATATCAAGATTCAGGGAAATTATCTGGAAATTTCCGGTTCCCGGGATCAGAAACTGCCCGAGGGATACAAGGTGCACAAGACGGAAAGAGGAAACGGTACTTTTTCCCGCAGCTTTACCCTGCCCGATGATGTGGACGGCAACCGGGTGGAAGCGACCTTGAAAAACGGCGTGCTTTATCTGACCCTGCCCAAGTCCGAGGCGGCAAAACCCAGGCAGATCACCATCAACTGA
- a CDS encoding metal-sensitive transcriptional regulator: MHPEYNEQLPGLNRIEGQIKGIKKMIENRRYCVDILTQLKAVKAALHKVEQNVLKTHMQHCLMHAVTSEDQADIQEKIDELMKLLSKRI, from the coding sequence ATGCATCCTGAGTACAATGAACAGCTGCCCGGTCTCAACCGCATCGAGGGACAGATCAAGGGCATCAAAAAAATGATTGAAAACCGCCGCTACTGTGTGGATATTCTGACCCAGCTCAAGGCGGTCAAGGCGGCGTTGCACAAGGTGGAACAGAACGTGTTGAAAACCCATATGCAGCATTGCCTCATGCATGCGGTGACCTCGGAGGATCAGGCAGATATTCAGGAAAAGATTGATGAACTGATGAAACTTTTGAGCAAACGGATATGA
- a CDS encoding cache domain-containing protein, whose protein sequence is MATDHYTRPHSLQALPVRIVIPVALTLILFILTIFLFILPQMESFMMDGKRETTRHLTETAWSVLDYYHSRETSGNLSASQAQQAAVALLAQLRFGDDHKDYFWINDTTPTMIMHPYRPDLEGQNVASFTDPAGNPLFADMVAITQTSGSGFVDYLWQWKEDPTHIVPKISHVMAFEPWGWIVGTGIYVADVKAEISAVTRKITLACAGIVGVVLVLSGYIVWAAAASRKARLAAMARSELQEKQLVQADKMASLGILVAGVAHEVNNPATMLMLNAPNLKKAFESFLPVLDDHFARHPDVRVCNMAYPDLRTRIQRMLAAILEASTRIKTLISDLKDFSRPADTRTPFPDPAIDVNQVVEKALALTHNTLKKISPHVSAHYGTHLPKVSGDFQKLLQVVINLLTNAGQALENKNQAITVMTSANQHKNIVTIEVTDTGPGVPGNMLEKIMDPFYTTRRDDGGTGLGLFISEKIVSDMQGVLELASEPGRGFTARIVLPCAKK, encoded by the coding sequence ATGGCAACCGATCATTATACCCGACCCCATTCTCTCCAGGCGTTGCCGGTCCGGATCGTCATTCCGGTGGCCCTGACTCTTATTTTGTTTATCCTGACCATTTTTCTGTTCATCCTCCCCCAAATGGAATCGTTCATGATGGACGGAAAAAGAGAAACCACCCGGCACCTGACGGAAACCGCCTGGTCCGTGCTTGATTATTATCACAGCCGGGAAACGTCGGGAAATCTGTCCGCCTCCCAGGCGCAGCAGGCAGCTGTGGCATTGCTGGCACAGCTGCGGTTCGGGGATGATCACAAGGATTATTTCTGGATCAATGACACGACTCCGACCATGATCATGCATCCCTACCGCCCGGACCTTGAGGGCCAAAATGTGGCCTCATTCACGGATCCGGCCGGCAATCCTTTGTTTGCGGATATGGTGGCGATCACACAAACTTCGGGATCCGGATTTGTGGATTACCTGTGGCAGTGGAAGGAAGACCCCACCCACATCGTGCCCAAGATTTCCCATGTCATGGCGTTTGAGCCCTGGGGATGGATTGTCGGCACGGGCATCTATGTGGCGGATGTCAAAGCGGAAATTTCCGCCGTCACGAGGAAAATCACCCTGGCCTGTGCCGGCATCGTGGGCGTGGTACTGGTGCTGTCCGGCTATATTGTGTGGGCGGCGGCAGCATCCAGAAAAGCGAGGCTGGCGGCCATGGCCCGGTCCGAATTGCAGGAAAAACAGCTGGTCCAGGCGGACAAGATGGCCTCTTTAGGTATTCTGGTGGCCGGAGTGGCCCATGAGGTGAACAATCCGGCCACCATGTTGATGCTCAACGCGCCGAACCTGAAAAAAGCGTTTGAGTCTTTTCTGCCGGTTTTAGACGACCATTTTGCCAGGCATCCGGACGTCCGGGTCTGCAACATGGCTTACCCGGACCTGCGCACCCGGATCCAGCGGATGCTGGCCGCTATCCTGGAAGCATCCACCCGCATCAAAACCCTGATTTCCGATCTCAAGGATTTTTCCCGGCCCGCAGACACCCGCACCCCGTTTCCCGACCCGGCAATCGATGTCAACCAGGTGGTGGAAAAAGCCCTGGCCCTGACCCACAACACCCTGAAAAAAATCTCCCCCCATGTGTCGGCACATTACGGCACACACCTGCCAAAAGTATCCGGGGATTTTCAGAAACTGCTGCAGGTGGTGATCAACCTGTTGACAAATGCCGGCCAGGCCCTGGAAAACAAGAACCAGGCCATCACGGTCATGACATCGGCCAATCAGCATAAAAATATCGTCACCATCGAGGTCACTGACACGGGTCCCGGGGTGCCTGGAAACATGCTGGAAAAAATCATGGATCCGTTTTACACCACCCGCAGGGATGACGGCGGCACGGGCTTAGGCCTGTTTATTTCCGAAAAAATCGTGTCCGACATGCAGGGGGTGCTGGAACTGGCTTCCGAGCCCGGCCGGGGATTTACCGCCAGGATCGTCTTGCCCTGCGCGAAAAAATAA
- a CDS encoding response regulator transcription factor: MEAAEKKRVLVIEDEARIAEGLRLNLSLAGYAVAVAPDGIDGLEKWRAWHPDLIVLDIMLPMIDGFSILKTIRQEDEKIPVLILSARGDTTDKVKGLRYGVDDYLAKPFDLEEFLLRVERLIQKSAWYEPAVPGKKPDVGLFNGNHFRFGDNHVDFVTFKARCVAGEITLTEQEITLLKIFIENRGKPLSREELLNAGWGYSRDTSTRTVDNFMVRFRKYFEKDPKNPRFFKSRRSVGYLFDPA, translated from the coding sequence ATGGAAGCGGCTGAAAAAAAACGTGTTCTGGTCATAGAAGATGAAGCCCGAATCGCTGAGGGGCTTCGGCTCAACCTGTCCCTTGCCGGATATGCCGTGGCCGTGGCGCCGGACGGGATTGACGGGCTTGAAAAATGGCGGGCCTGGCATCCGGATCTCATTGTTCTGGATATCATGCTGCCCATGATCGACGGGTTTTCAATTTTAAAAACCATTCGCCAGGAAGATGAAAAAATTCCCGTGCTGATTCTGTCGGCCAGAGGAGATACCACGGACAAGGTCAAAGGCCTTCGGTATGGCGTGGATGATTATCTGGCCAAACCCTTTGATCTGGAAGAATTCCTGCTGCGGGTAGAACGTCTGATTCAAAAAAGTGCGTGGTATGAACCCGCAGTGCCGGGAAAAAAACCGGATGTGGGACTGTTTAACGGGAACCATTTCCGGTTCGGGGACAACCATGTGGATTTTGTCACTTTCAAGGCCCGGTGTGTGGCCGGCGAGATCACATTGACGGAACAGGAGATCACCCTGCTCAAAATTTTTATTGAAAACAGAGGAAAGCCGTTGTCCCGGGAAGAATTGCTGAATGCGGGATGGGGGTATTCCCGGGACACGTCCACCCGCACTGTGGATAATTTCATGGTCCGGTTCAGGAAATATTTTGAAAAAGACCCGAAAAACCCCCGGTTTTTCAAAAGCCGCCGATCCGTGGGCTATCTCTTTGATCCCGCCTGA
- a CDS encoding L-lactate MFS transporter, producing the protein MDQVKNIGWRVTFAGLGINLALGILYTWSIFKESIKESIVAGDGRFDWSLAALNDPYAVCCLVFAFAMILAGRVQDKTGPKMTAILGGVLTGSGLILIAFSTSWIVWILGFGVLTGAGLGFGYASATPPAIKWFPPAKTGMIAGIVVAGFGLASVYIAPLGTWLINRFGLSQSMLIFGVAFLVVVCVLAQFLINPPAGYVHPDARATATRPAAPAGIDFAPSEMMKTGTFYKLWLMFCVGSGAGLMIIGSVAGMAKSGMGNLAWIVVALMAVGNASGRIIAGIVSDRIGRANTLFIMLSFQAVIIFSLMFIAPGQVILLVTAATFIGFNYGTNLSLFPSVTKDFFGLKNFGVNYGLVFSAWGVGGFIFPRVSQMIVAYTGTPKMAYILAAALLMTGAVLALMTRAPETETQPPAMGIPVPVPGKN; encoded by the coding sequence ATGGATCAGGTCAAAAACATTGGATGGCGTGTCACATTCGCCGGGCTGGGCATCAACCTGGCTTTAGGCATTCTATACACCTGGAGTATTTTCAAGGAATCCATCAAAGAATCCATTGTGGCCGGAGACGGCCGGTTCGACTGGAGTCTGGCCGCGTTGAACGATCCCTATGCCGTGTGCTGTCTGGTGTTTGCCTTTGCCATGATCCTGGCCGGCCGGGTCCAGGACAAAACCGGCCCGAAAATGACGGCCATTCTGGGCGGGGTCCTCACCGGTTCCGGCCTGATTCTCATTGCATTCTCCACTTCCTGGATCGTCTGGATACTGGGGTTCGGCGTTCTCACGGGCGCGGGCTTAGGCTTTGGATACGCGTCAGCCACACCCCCGGCCATTAAATGGTTTCCTCCGGCCAAAACCGGCATGATCGCCGGGATCGTGGTGGCGGGATTCGGCCTGGCATCCGTGTATATCGCCCCTCTGGGCACCTGGCTGATCAACCGGTTCGGGCTGAGCCAGTCCATGCTCATTTTCGGGGTGGCGTTTCTGGTGGTGGTGTGTGTGCTGGCCCAGTTTCTGATCAATCCCCCGGCCGGATATGTGCATCCGGATGCCCGGGCCACGGCCACAAGGCCGGCTGCACCTGCCGGCATTGATTTCGCCCCGTCCGAGATGATGAAAACCGGCACGTTTTACAAGCTGTGGCTCATGTTCTGCGTGGGCTCCGGGGCCGGGCTGATGATCATCGGCAGCGTGGCCGGCATGGCCAAGTCCGGCATGGGAAACCTGGCCTGGATCGTGGTGGCGCTGATGGCCGTGGGCAATGCCTCGGGCCGGATCATCGCCGGCATCGTATCCGACCGCATCGGCCGGGCCAATACCCTGTTCATCATGCTCAGCTTTCAGGCGGTCATCATTTTTTCCCTGATGTTCATTGCACCGGGTCAAGTGATTTTGCTGGTGACGGCTGCCACGTTTATCGGGTTCAATTACGGCACCAACCTGTCTTTATTTCCGTCCGTGACCAAGGATTTTTTCGGGCTGAAAAACTTCGGGGTCAACTATGGTCTGGTGTTTTCCGCCTGGGGCGTGGGCGGGTTTATCTTCCCCCGGGTATCCCAGATGATCGTGGCCTATACAGGCACCCCGAAGATGGCTTATATCCTGGCAGCAGCCCTGCTGATGACCGGCGCCGTTCTGGCCCTGATGACCCGGGCGCCTGAGACCGAAACCCAACCCCCGGCCATGGGTATTCCGGTGCCCGTTCCCGGGAAAAACTGA
- a CDS encoding Hsp20/alpha crystallin family protein, which translates to MDKKTEIAKRDDQNIEKTRELYEVAPAVDIYENEDEILLYADMPGVVKDELSVNIDNGRLSLSGVRKLETSGAASWEEFGNVEFVRNFSVPQTIDVEKVEAELKNGVLTLHMPKSEEAKPRQIEIKTA; encoded by the coding sequence ATGGATAAAAAGACTGAAATCGCAAAAAGAGACGATCAGAATATCGAAAAAACAAGGGAATTGTACGAAGTCGCACCGGCTGTGGATATCTATGAAAATGAAGATGAAATCCTTTTGTATGCAGACATGCCCGGTGTGGTAAAAGATGAACTTTCCGTGAACATAGACAACGGCCGGCTTTCCCTGTCCGGTGTGAGAAAACTGGAAACCAGCGGGGCCGCTTCCTGGGAAGAGTTCGGGAATGTGGAGTTTGTGCGCAATTTCTCCGTGCCCCAGACCATTGATGTGGAAAAGGTAGAAGCAGAATTGAAAAACGGGGTCCTCACCCTTCACATGCCCAAATCCGAGGAAGCCAAGCCCCGGCAGATTGAGATCAAGACGGCATAA
- a CDS encoding sigma-54-dependent transcriptional regulator, whose amino-acid sequence MDKPILVVDDEPEILMAVDTALRMAGFDRIVTINDARDVIRHMEREIPGLILLDLNMPHINGGRLLKIIRKTWPKIPVIVLTGTIEVDTAVKCMKIGAMDYVIKPVEEDRLVAAVKQALAMEKSGNTGKKPLHQDLFAQIKNPAAFRHIITQDKKMHSIFHYVEAIAPSLQPVLVCGETGVGKELIGQCIHTLSARKGKLVVVNVAGLDDNVFSDTLFGHVTGAFTGADKARPGLIEQAAGGTLLLDEIGDLALTSQVKLLRLLQEGDYLALGSDKTRHSDARIIASTNQDLWALEKQEKFRRDLIYRLSTHTLTLPPLRERLLDLPLLLDRFMCQAASELDKPIPDIPKTLIEQMETYPFKGNIRELKSMVHDAISRYEKGPITADLFKGLDAAVRQAPLDTPPPGLESDKGLPTLKEASNILVEKAMEQAGGNQSAAAKILGISQQALSKRLQKIRK is encoded by the coding sequence ATGGATAAACCGATCCTGGTGGTGGATGATGAGCCGGAAATTCTGATGGCCGTGGATACCGCGCTGCGTATGGCCGGATTTGACCGCATTGTCACCATCAATGATGCCAGAGACGTGATCCGGCACATGGAGCGGGAGATCCCGGGACTGATCCTGCTGGATCTGAATATGCCGCATATCAACGGGGGCCGGCTGCTCAAGATCATCCGCAAAACCTGGCCGAAGATTCCCGTGATCGTGCTCACGGGCACCATCGAGGTGGACACGGCGGTTAAATGCATGAAAATCGGTGCCATGGATTATGTGATCAAGCCCGTGGAGGAAGACCGGCTGGTGGCAGCGGTCAAACAGGCCCTGGCCATGGAAAAATCCGGAAACACCGGCAAAAAACCGCTCCACCAGGACCTGTTCGCCCAGATCAAAAACCCGGCCGCGTTTCGGCACATCATCACCCAGGACAAAAAAATGCACTCCATTTTCCATTATGTGGAAGCCATTGCCCCTTCACTCCAGCCCGTGCTGGTATGCGGCGAAACCGGGGTGGGCAAGGAACTCATCGGCCAGTGCATCCACACTTTGAGCGCGCGCAAAGGCAAACTGGTGGTGGTGAATGTGGCCGGCTTAGATGACAATGTGTTTTCCGACACCTTGTTCGGACATGTCACCGGGGCGTTCACCGGGGCGGACAAAGCCCGGCCCGGGTTGATCGAACAGGCGGCCGGCGGCACCCTGCTGCTGGATGAAATCGGAGACCTGGCCCTCACCTCCCAGGTCAAGCTGCTGCGCCTGCTCCAGGAAGGAGATTACCTGGCCCTGGGATCGGACAAAACCCGGCATTCCGATGCCCGGATCATCGCCTCCACTAACCAGGATCTCTGGGCCCTGGAAAAACAGGAAAAATTCCGCCGGGACCTGATCTATCGGCTGTCCACCCACACCCTGACCCTGCCGCCGCTCCGGGAACGGCTCCTGGATCTGCCCCTGCTGCTGGACCGGTTCATGTGCCAGGCTGCATCGGAACTGGACAAGCCCATCCCGGACATCCCCAAAACCTTGATCGAACAGATGGAAACCTATCCGTTTAAAGGCAATATCCGGGAATTGAAATCCATGGTCCATGATGCCATATCCCGGTATGAAAAAGGGCCGATCACGGCGGATCTGTTCAAAGGACTGGATGCCGCCGTCCGGCAAGCTCCCCTGGACACCCCGCCGCCCGGTCTGGAATCAGACAAAGGACTTCCAACGCTTAAAGAGGCTTCCAATATTCTGGTGGAAAAAGCCATGGAACAGGCCGGCGGCAACCAGTCCGCCGCCGCGAAAATCCTGGGCATTTCCCAGCAGGCCTTGAGCAAACGCCTCCAGAAAATTCGAAAATAA
- the acs gene encoding acetate--CoA ligase, whose amino-acid sequence MTETLFHAPDEFRNNAWIKTMDEYQTLYQESVEDPDTFWARMADNFYWEKKWDKVREYNYHLSKGPISIKWFINGKTNICYNCLDRHLPERKDQTALIWEGNSEGEDLTLTYGQLHEKVCRFANALKEKGVGKGDRVAIYMPMIPELAATMLACARIGAIHSIVFGGFSAEALADRIEDSLCKVLVTTDGVMRGAKAVPLKTAADRALALCEERGHQVATCFVVKRTGSDIPMKPDRDVWWHEAADAQSPDCSVEWMDAEDPLFILYTSGSTGKPKGVQHNVGGYMVYAGTTFKYVFDYHDGDIYWCTADIGWVTGHSYIVYGPLSQGATSVMFEGVPTYPDPGRFWATVDKWKVNQFYTAPTAIRALMAQGEKWVEKYDLSSLRLLGSVGEPINPEAWRWYHTHVGKGRCPIVDTWWQTETGGIMISPLPYAIDQKPGSATLPFFGVKPVLLNEEGKELEGACDGILAIKEPWPGQMRTVYNDHDRFGKVYFQMFDGYYFAGDGCRRDEDGYFWITGRVDDVINVSGHRMGTAEVESALVSHPQVAEAAVIGFPHDIKGQGIYAFVTLNVNTTPSPELLKELKVHVREEIGPIATPDIINFAAGLPKTRSGKIMRRILRKIATNEYDQLGDISTLADSDVVGNLITSHKALVK is encoded by the coding sequence ATGACGGAAACCCTGTTTCACGCCCCTGACGAATTTCGAAACAACGCCTGGATCAAAACCATGGATGAATATCAGACCCTGTACCAGGAGTCCGTTGAAGATCCGGACACTTTCTGGGCCCGTATGGCGGACAATTTTTACTGGGAAAAAAAATGGGACAAAGTCCGGGAATACAACTATCATCTGTCCAAAGGCCCGATCTCCATTAAATGGTTTATCAACGGCAAAACCAATATCTGTTACAACTGCCTGGACCGGCACCTGCCGGAAAGAAAAGATCAGACCGCATTGATCTGGGAAGGCAACAGTGAGGGAGAGGACCTGACCCTCACCTATGGGCAGCTGCATGAAAAAGTATGCCGGTTCGCCAATGCCCTCAAAGAAAAAGGCGTGGGCAAAGGGGACCGGGTGGCCATTTACATGCCCATGATCCCGGAACTGGCCGCCACCATGCTGGCCTGTGCCCGAATCGGGGCCATTCATTCCATCGTGTTCGGCGGGTTTTCCGCCGAAGCCCTGGCCGACCGGATCGAAGACAGCCTGTGCAAAGTATTGGTGACCACGGACGGGGTGATGCGGGGCGCCAAGGCCGTGCCCTTGAAAACGGCAGCCGACCGGGCCCTGGCCCTGTGCGAAGAACGGGGACACCAAGTGGCGACCTGTTTTGTGGTCAAACGCACCGGTTCCGACATCCCCATGAAACCGGACCGGGATGTGTGGTGGCATGAGGCCGCCGATGCCCAGTCACCGGACTGTTCCGTGGAATGGATGGATGCGGAAGACCCGCTGTTCATTCTTTATACCTCAGGCTCCACGGGCAAGCCCAAGGGGGTCCAGCACAATGTGGGCGGATACATGGTATACGCCGGCACCACGTTCAAGTATGTTTTTGACTATCATGACGGGGATATTTACTGGTGCACGGCAGATATCGGGTGGGTCACGGGCCATTCCTATATTGTATACGGGCCCTTGTCCCAGGGTGCCACCTCTGTGATGTTCGAAGGCGTGCCCACCTATCCGGACCCGGGCCGGTTCTGGGCCACGGTGGACAAGTGGAAAGTGAACCAGTTCTACACCGCGCCCACGGCCATCCGGGCTTTGATGGCCCAGGGAGAAAAATGGGTGGAAAAATATGATCTGTCTTCCCTGCGCCTGCTGGGATCCGTGGGAGAACCCATCAATCCGGAAGCCTGGCGCTGGTATCACACCCATGTGGGCAAGGGGCGGTGCCCCATTGTGGATACCTGGTGGCAGACTGAAACCGGCGGCATCATGATCTCGCCTCTGCCCTATGCCATTGACCAGAAGCCCGGGTCCGCCACCCTGCCGTTTTTCGGCGTCAAACCCGTGCTGCTCAACGAAGAAGGAAAAGAACTGGAAGGGGCCTGTGACGGCATACTGGCCATCAAAGAACCCTGGCCCGGTCAGATGCGCACGGTGTATAACGATCACGACCGGTTCGGCAAAGTGTATTTTCAGATGTTTGACGGATATTATTTTGCCGGGGACGGATGCCGGAGAGATGAAGACGGATATTTCTGGATCACCGGACGAGTGGATGATGTCATCAATGTGTCGGGTCACCGCATGGGCACGGCCGAGGTGGAATCCGCCCTGGTGAGCCATCCCCAGGTGGCTGAAGCGGCGGTCATCGGATTTCCCCATGACATCAAAGGCCAGGGCATCTACGCCTTTGTCACCCTCAATGTCAATACCACACCTTCGCCTGAGCTGCTCAAGGAATTGAAAGTTCATGTCAGAGAAGAGATCGGCCCCATTGCCACCCCGGACATCATCAATTTTGCGGCAGGGCTTCCCAAAACCCGGTCCGGCAAAATCATGCGCCGGATCCTACGTAAAATCGCCACCAATGAATATGACCAGCTCGGAGACATCTCCACGCTGGCGGATTCCGATGTGGTGGGCAACCTGATCACCAGTCACAAAGCCCTGGTCAAATAG